Below is a window of Deltaproteobacteria bacterium DNA.
GGATCATATTGAGGAATACATTTCCTTCCCCCCGGGTATTGGGAATTAAATGCAATCGAACCTGGGCTTGATGGCGGGTGCCCCCCAATTCACGATCAAAAGTTTCCTCCACTTCCACCGCTTCGGAGATGGTCTCCCGATAAACCACCTGGGGTTTGCCGATATTCACCAATAGATTATACTCCCGCTCCATGCGATGCAGTAAGACCTCGAGGTGTAATTCCCCCATACCGGAGATGATGGTCTGACCCGAATCATCATCATATTTGAAGCGGAAGGTGGGGTCTTCTTCGGAAATTTTTTCAAGGACATTAACAATCTTTTCCTGCTGGCCGACGGTCTTGGGCTCGATGGCCAGGGAAATAACCGGTTCATAGATGTCTATGGCCTCAAGGATGACCGGATGATCGAGATCGGTCAGGCTGTCCCCGGTGGTGGTGTTTTTAAGCCCCATGAGACCGATGATATCCCCGGCCCGGGCCTGCTCGATCCGTTCCCGTTTATTGGCATGGATGCGCAGCATCCGGGCGACGCGTTCCCGGATATTTTTAGTAGGGTTCAAAATCTCCTGACCCACATTCAGGATCCCGGAATAGATGCGCAGATAAGTTAATTTCCTCCCCTGGTCCATAGCAATTTTAAAGGCCAGGCCGGAAAAAGGGGCATCGTCGGAGGCCGGGCGGGTTTCCATTTTTTTGCTGATCGGATTTCGACCGGCAACCGAAGGGATATCCATCGGATTGGGCAGAAAGTGGACGATACCGTCCAATAAAGGCTGGACCCCTTTGTTTCGCAGGGCCGTCCCGCAGTAAAGGGGGACAATTTTCAGGTCGACGGTGCCTTTGCGGATAACGGCCAACAGGTCGGGCAAGGGGATTTCCTGACCGCCCAAATACATTTCCATAAGGCCGTCATCCAGGTCGGCCAAGGTCTCCACTAATTGTTCCCGGTGAAACAGGGCCTCGTCCTTAAGGTCCTCGGGTATTTCAATCGTTTCGTACTCCATACCCAGGGTTTCTTCCCGCCAGATAATCCCCTTCATATTCAATACATCGATGGTCCCCCGAAATCCATCTTCCCGTCCCCAGGGCAAATGGAGGATCAATGGACGGGCCCCCAATTTTTCTTTGATCTGGTTAACGGTGTTATTAAAATCGGCACCGATGCGATCCATTTTATTGATGAAAGCGATCTTGGGCACATGGTATCTGTCGGCCTGATGCCAAACGGTCTCGGACTGGGGTTCGACCCCCCCGACGGCACAAAAAACAGCGACCACTCCATCCAGGATGCGTAAGGAACGCTCCACTTCAATGGTGAAATCGACATG
It encodes the following:
- the fusA gene encoding elongation factor G, translating into MAGESRLRKTRNIGIMAHIDAGKTTLTERILYYTGRSHKMGEVHDGEAVMDWMPEEQERGITITSAVTTCQWLGHTLNLIDTPGHVDFTIEVERSLRILDGVVAVFCAVGGVEPQSETVWHQADRYHVPKIAFINKMDRIGADFNNTVNQIKEKLGARPLILHLPWGREDGFRGTIDVLNMKGIIWREETLGMEYETIEIPEDLKDEALFHREQLVETLADLDDGLMEMYLGGQEIPLPDLLAVIRKGTVDLKIVPLYCGTALRNKGVQPLLDGIVHFLPNPMDIPSVAGRNPISKKMETRPASDDAPFSGLAFKIAMDQGRKLTYLRIYSGILNVGQEILNPTKNIRERVARMLRIHANKRERIEQARAGDIIGLMGLKNTTTGDSLTDLDHPVILEAIDIYEPVISLAIEPKTVGQQEKIVNVLEKISEEDPTFRFKYDDDSGQTIISGMGELHLEVLLHRMEREYNLLVNIGKPQVVYRETISEAVEVEETFDRELGGTRHQAQVRLHLIPNTRGEGNVFLNMIPEDSLPQPPIEAIKSSINEAFTSGVLSGYPVTDVKVILESGRTMENQPSEMAFRVAASLAFRNGCLKASPVLLEPVMKLEIIVPDEFLGEVIGDINARKGKIEQIFPRNRVQQVQAQAPLSQLFGYSTVLRSSSQGRATFSMQFSHYNKVASPSSSAFQRV